A segment of the Crassostrea angulata isolate pt1a10 chromosome 10, ASM2561291v2, whole genome shotgun sequence genome:
tattttatttgtttaggATGCAAATATCACCATGaactttctattttgggttgtgtattgaaaTCTAAAGCAGCAGAGCTGGGAGctgttttaaaacagaaaaatcctGACTTTTATGTTCTTGTGGATAAATGTAGGTCTGGCAAAAAGGTACAATTATTATTACTGATATGTtgagcaaaaagtggtggaagcagaaACTTGGGACAGCTAGAGTATAGCTAGCCTTTTATTGAGTAACGTTAAATAGTTTATAAACTTTGGATGATTGATATTTCTTAAATAGACCCCACACTAGAAAATCTATTCATGATTCATGATAATTCGATACGTATGAAATGTGTTCAAATTCACACCTAATACCAAAAACTAGTCATTTTATCCCATAACTTACAGCTGGGACAAGGCTAACGTTATCTGGTTATGGATACAGTTTTGGTAACGTTTCACAGGTGTACTGAAAACAGGACAGTTTATAGATAAATGGCAAACGGACACGGCCATCAATCCAAAATAACTTTACATTGGTTTTAAAACTAGAACAATACCTATGTGGAAAATAAAAgttcaaaattaacaaatacTTACTTTCAACAGGTGTTTAGAGAACTACATTCGGTTCAAAACACGACCATACAAAGCTAGCCATTGAGCGTCTTTATCAACATTTTAGTTTCGTACTTAACTTTTGCATGTAGGCCtacataataataatttttgaatttttataaaacacgtaggcctacatgtattgtaaaaattcaaaattattttatcgcATGGAACTAGTtagtattcatttaaattacatatTCACGTATCCTTCGAAAAGCTTGTCTGAGCACAAGGTTTGAAAGGAGGAGTTATTgctctttgtacatgtattgatatgaATATATACACATGCACATGTACCCTAAAATTGGATATTTAAGACCCCATTCCCCTATATAGGGGCCATATGGAAAAATCTATTTTATGATTATAAGAACATGATTCATACCTactcgtgtttttttttttaagaaacacGTACTTGATTAGGGAACTTGACTTTTTGAGATGTGTTACAATATCCACATGTACCACATTATGTCCATAATGTTACTTAATTTGTATATTGTTAACAatctgttaactatagttttcatcCTTAAAACTATATTaaacggttgtaaactatagttaacgaatgatAATCTAAGTTTATCTGTAAGCAAATAACGTACGTTAACGATAGATTTTGATGATATCTTGTAAACTATACTACGATCTACATTCGTTAACAATAGTTGAGTTGTTAATCATAATTTCCCAATCGTGAAACTATATCTATCAGATAATTCACGTTTTGCAAtcgcaaatggttgttttcagtGTAAATAACAGTTTAACACTTCTGAAACATAGATGATCTcgttaactatggtttacagatgtgaaatatagattaacggcGTCAAATATGTTTCACCAGAGACatatataaataacataaataatgttatttatgtcgCTGGTTTTACAGatgataaactaggtttatcgactggtaactatagtttacggacgCTAAACTATAGTTTATGGCTCGtaacaatctaattaaaatttaatgttagaTCCGCTCGCTTACTACTGCAGTATAGTTTACGgatcgttaactatagttaccgacgttaatctatatttcacatctgcaaactatagttaacgcgataatctatgtttcacatatgtaaactatagttaacactgacaaaaaatcatttgcgattgttaatcatagtttatctgataaatagggTTTTATGATCAGTAAACTACGGTTTACAACTCTAaagcacgccaaattcacatagtttcacagtcgataaactaggtttatcggcTGTTACCTAAATTATAGTTAACGACGTtaatatatttcacatctgtaaactatagtttacaaatgCTATCTGTCTTCTGTCTGGAAATaaacgttaacaatagattttgctgataaatatagattcacatctgtaaactaaaGTTTACAATCGTAAACTATATAATAGTTTAGAGTTGATAAACATAGTTTCACGAttatgaaactatatttatcagataaactatgttttacAGTCGTTAATTTGCATTCGTGAACTATAAtttagagttgttaatcatagtttcacaatgatgaaactatatttatcagataaactatgtttaacaatcgtaaatgattgttttcagtgttaacaaTAGTTAACAGATGTGAAACATAGATTatcgcgttaactatagtttacagacgtgatatatatatattaacgtcgttaactatagttttcgaTCCGTAAACTAGTTAACAGtggataaacctagtttatcgactgtgaaactatgtttagctcatttttgtgaatttgtctGTTAAATGTAGTTTCACGATTtgtgaaactataattaacaactcttaactatagtttacgattgtatattataattaacaaatgtgaatctatatttatcagcaaaatctattgttaacgttttTTACAGATAGATAAACTATGATTATcatttgtaaactatagtttacattcgtgaaatatagtttcacagatgtaaattatagttaacgaatcgttaactatagtttaggatccgtaaactatagttaacagctgATAAACCTAGTtcatcgactgtgaaactatgtttagctcatttttgtgaatttggcgtgccatagctgtgaaactataattatcttattttgtgaatttggcgtgccataatTATGCACTTTACTTCTTTTTTACAAACTGTCGATCATGTAatgtttaaatcttttcaatGTGTCTGACAGCTGACTCAGGCATTATTTATTGTAACCATCTCtcccaatttttttaacaaattgtacAACTAAAAAGTATgtaccggtgttgtatagcagtttttcccccatagtagcttttccccccggaaaacctactatatagtaaaCTTTCCCCtcgggggaaaagctactatatagtagcttttcccccatagtagggtttctccctcacgtttttggttcagattttataaaaaatatttatggaaatccagtaaggattaaaatcaatgtttctacactcccaggttgcatacatgtatatctgcattcatatgtacaggttaagtttcgttttgccgatttattatttttatagacaatgctgaaagttgaacaagtgtgtaatggaattacacatagaacttaatttaggtaattaaaagttttacaagttatacacttatatgcataattctgtgttctgaaattgtattaaacgagaatgttttaagaatttcttgataaatttatcagactgtttgtctgtttgtgaaaatttcatccaggctaaacctctgttttagagaaattttgtttccgatgtttcCGAGCCCGATTTTTcaaatcctattataataattacagtgcatattctttagggtccaatgtctcataaaccagtgatgaccatatcaccatatttttatagtggcagtggtttaccacttgaagatgactctgaaaatttcagctctcaGGGTAGGCCTGGGGCccttgatgtttcagggcccgatgattaaaaccccattataatgattgaatagtgttctataagtggggacccgaatctcaaattctaaagatgaccaattaaccatatttttacagtgatagtggtataccactagtagatgacaccgaaaatttaagcccccatgcagggtaggaacctttgttgttttcgagcccgatgttcgaaatccaattacatgtataaagtaccgggtaaaattcattattcttcaaaacatttaatcaattcataagatgactaatgatataatagataattagataaataaatcaatgaacttttattcataaaaggagaaaccgaaaatcaaaaataaataaccaacctaagcgcatatacgacttttttacttGTAAGTTGATCAgaagaacaagcttatatttaaaaaaaaaaatcagctcatcacaatatatgtgttggttgttttttgtttttttgtttttttattacccttgtttaattgttcgaagaaataatatggtacacaagtaaatctttattgcaaaaatatgaaacaaatagtataaatttattaggtaattgaatcgtatatcttgatttatatagcatcgttttcaaaattgtatatttataaatcacgttgcaaacttaaaagtgaaaaaaatagcaaatagtgagtgacaatataaacataaagttagttcaggctccatttcacattttccaaagtaaccagcaaagatactgacattgttctggttgtgaagacatttcattgttttttaaaatgttaacatcataatatctcgtgtttcgtagaaatgtgcttaaaattatgaaaatgcgtaactttaaaacgaaatggtaaacactaactttacacatgcttttaatacataattaaaataccccttaacCATAATTTAGAAAgccatcaatcaaagtaaaactaaaacatttcagtttctcgtcatatcattgcatcctgtctcccgtttgatatttagaagaagaaatatattattgtttttaagatcgtaaattctaacggtattaatttaaaattgatagccttttggaCAAAGGGAGTgatacatttccactttttattccattcctctacaaaattaagtcaagattggtcagttagttccctgggagaagcttatacattgatggtaatacattggaaaattaaatttccaaaccggcgtattttcactcaaatgtgttctcacgtgttcataacgtcgaagtcaaaactgtagataagcatcggttagatgaaaaagattcgagttattccgaaatccgtgtaaaaggtgttccaaaaaggggtgagaacaggtgaaataaacgatattgacacatgcatgttatgaaggcgcatgccttaattcatatttggggttgaaaaaccatgtattttattctatgtattaataaaagccataattatccttttttgtgagaaattaatattatatcagttattgcaaatcattgtcacgaatggtccgcAATAAACAAGGCCGGAAtgtaaaaatgggggaaaatccacCATATAGTAggctttccgtgggggtaatctggctataaaaagggggaaagcccactatatagtcagctttccgtgggggaaaaactgctatatagccatttttccggggggaagaactgctatgtagccatttttccggggggaaagatggctagggggaaaaggcactatataacaccggtataTAATGTATAAACGTATTATTTTTGGCGTATACGATATTGGcggaaaatagtttttgaacaacAGTTGGTGTGGATTTGAATTTGCGTATTGAATCCTTAATGACATTttgcgatgtacttgatttagagAAATCCGCATTCTGCCAATAACGCTAATTAGCTAGAATACACAGCCAtgcaaatgtaatacgtttacagtatatgaTACTAAAATGCAACAGTGCCACCTATGGTTAtcataacaccccccccccctccccacccacccaccccatCCCTAAAGTATATAAGcataattttacaaattgttAACTGTCAATCAATTGACCAATTTCAATCCATGAACCATAAACAATTGAATATTAAAAGCACTGTATTTCTATGGATCCTTTATCAGGGCTGTATTATACTCAGGTGACCTGACtaaggcccatgggcctcttgttatagtAAATGCATGTTTTCCATGTGATAGTTAAGTACTCTgaataaatttttcatacttcAAGGTACGAGTACTGTGATGCTCTAGTCAAATGTAACGCATGTAATTTGTTTCATCCACATTATATCTATGACATGTACATGAGCTAATTCCATCCTTCGTaggttttgaaataatttaatatatagTTGCTTTAAATTAACAAGCTATGAATAAACATTAATTGTAGGatctaaacatttttttggaTGGTTTAATTAACCAGGTACATGTGATAAttgataaatcattatttttaaattgtttttcccCTTCCCTCAAAACTTCATACATTATATAAGCATAATAGATTGGGCTGAATTCTTATCAAATAATTCAGAGAAACATAAtcatattattcaatatttttatttgtagtgTCAATTTAAGTCACAAGCATGCAGTGTACATGTCCAATAATGATTCACTTACAAGAAAGTGTCATCAAGTAATTAAGTGTAcctcaagaaaaaaaaaacatacatagCTCATCTCCCCTACTTCGTAACAAACATAAAATTAGAATTGttgtttgtcaacaataaataaagtaaaaactTAGACAAAACAAGTTATttcttcaaaatgaaataaaaataaaatatgcaaaataagtagtttctttaaaacaaaaaaatgtaccGGAACATGTAGTCAGTAATTCATTAAATCTGAAGACTCTTTCTTCCGATTAATGGCAGTTTTGATAACAAAATGATTATACATGATCAAAACAGGTTGGTCAAATACCACATCAAAATTTTTCTTGTAATTGTGCACATAAAGTTCCGTTGTCAAACATGTTGGAGAATAACACTATAACACTTGTCTTAGTTAACACACACTTGGATCACATCTGTGTTCAATAAGGCTCCAATACTTGCGAAAGTCAACACGGAAGAATTTTCGAATTGCACTGTTGATGAAGGGAATGCATTTTACAAGCCAAGTCTGTTCACCACATTGCGATTTGTCCAGAACGGAATGATGGATGGCTTCAGCAATGGCGGAGTTCAGAGTGTTGAAGCGGTGTCCATGAAGTTCGGCTACTGTATAGAGACGCCAAACAAGGTCTCGGGCCACGATGTGAGGCTTTCCTCTGGAGTGATAGAATGACCGAGAGTCGTAGTATTCACTGATGATCTGCCTGGTGGACTTGAAGAAATGGTCTGGACAGGGTACATTATTAAGGAGGGAGTAAGGTGTTTCTTCCAGGATATTCTCAACACGGGAACACTCAGAGCAGTTCTCTGTCCATGCTGGCTGGGGACTACCTGGCTTTCCAACGAATGAGGAAATATTGGATTGTTGTGGTCCACTGGTCGACACTTTGATCTTTTTCTTGTCTGGCAAAGAAGCATCATTGTTGGTGGATTCTTCAAAAGGTCTCTTTTTGGACTCCAGCATTGGAATTGATTGTTCTATCGAATGGATATCCTTGTCAAGAGAAGCTTCACTCTGGTGGCTACGGACACTGGGAATCACCAGAAGTGTCTTCTTCTTTGGCTCAAACCACTTTGTCCTTTTCTGCATGATTGATGGTTGGCCTACTGAAGTTGCATTTGAAGGTATGTCGAGGCTGCAGGTGACTTCTGAATCTGGTTGGTTCATTGTTGAGGTTTTGTCCAACTCTATTCCACCTTTCATCAAATCACTCATTGACAGCACAGGGAGGCAGGATTCAGAAGGAATTGACAAGTTTGTCTGTGTCATGGATTCCTTGCACACTGTGTTCTGGGGTGAAAGTTCACTAAAGTCCAGAGTTTCATAACACATCAGATCCTGGTGGGAATCACCTTGCCTTTGCTGAGCTTGAAGTGACAGGTCCACAGGCTCTGCTTGGAGATTGGAATACCAAGAGGAGATACTTGGCTGGGTTTGCTGGAACTTCGGCAAGGCTGTTTGTGTCATCACTGGATCACCAGTCCCGTACTGAATATAGCTGCTGTGGAAATGTCCTTGGTGTCTGTAGTATGTCAACACAGTGGAGTTAAAATCAGTCATTCCGTAGGCACAATTGATGGAACCATACTCAGGAATCATGGCGGACTGGGGAGGAGGAATTTCCTGAATGGCCATGGATTGATATGGTCTCGTAGATGCTGATTTTTCATAAAGGCATGAAGGTCTCTCGTTCCAGCTTGGCTCTTCTGTTGCATACACTGTTGTATCTGTGGAAGTTGAGAAGGTAATTCTTTGGGACAAAGCTGATGGCATCTCTTCACCGACATCTGCTCCTACCATTCTGTTGCTGAATTCATCGCTTTTTGGCATCATTGTGGATGAGGGGTTTGACACTGGATGGATACTGAAGATAGATGAGTGAACGTGCTGACCATCACAATTTGGGATCTCTGGAATGGCTGGGTTACATATCTGTGACTGAGATAAGCTGTCTTTTGGATTTACCAAAGTGGCAGGTTTGTTCAAAGGCAGCTGAGTCTCTTGTTTTGTTGTCTGTTGCTTGCCGCAAACTTCAAACACATTTGTTGCATTCACAGCAGTCTCTATTTGTGACGACACTTTAGGAGAAGTTGCAGGCTCTGTACATTGGACTGATGATGACAGGAAAGTCTGTGGCAGTGGTACAGGAGATGTAGCAGACATATCTGCTAAGTCATCCGCATTGGCACTGATGGGACACAGGCTTTGGAATGGTGGCTGGAATGTTGCTGCCTGGGAATGTGTGAACATACGGTCAGCCATACTGGAAGATTTTCCTGAGGACATCATCACTGATGAGACTTCTTCTGATGGTTTGATGTCCTTTGGTGATTGGAGAGACATGGGATGTAGTTTGGAACTTTTAAGCTGAGGAGTCGAAACCTTTGGTGACTTTCTTGGTGTAGAAATAGGCTTTGGTGACAAAGCTGTAACTGTGAATGGCATTCCTTCAGCTGGGATTGAAATCATGGGTGAAGGAGACAAAACCTTAAATGTTTCTGATCTGTGTGTAGACGGCATGGACAAAGGCAGCTCTAGGAAGGTTGACTTCTGTTTCTTTGGATCCTGTGAGCAAGATGTTACTAAATCTGTTGTACTAGTTTCTGCAGACACTACAGCTGGAACAAAGGTTTTGGTACTCTTGGAGCATGTTTGTCTTGATGTAGAAGTCTGTTGGGATGTCACATCAATTTTCTGTAGATGGAGAGCTGTGATCACTTCGCTGGACTTCTTGGGTGGGATTGTGGTTAATTCCTTCTTTCTAACTTGCTTCCTTCTAATGTTGGGCATCTTTGCAGTTAAGTTGATCTTTTGGGTCCCAAAACAGCTAACAGGTAGGGATGTGTCCATTGGCTCACTGGAGTCTGCTACTTGAACTGTCTTCTGATCAGAGTCTAGGTCCATCCATTGAACACCAGTGTCAACTTCTGATGAGTCAGTTACGGCTGTCACCtgcttcttcttctttttctttgagAATTTTTCCTGGATACTTG
Coding sequences within it:
- the LOC128164739 gene encoding uncharacterized protein LOC128164739, producing MDGDHQDFRMEVDLESSSIQPIQPVKVRLTNYSRQSSPSPLRLTTKAQPLSTTRQDSQSPCRTLRDGESVPYTQRRSPKRSTAPKLHRRHQSAPYLINAPTKMRRMSPSKPVSTVSNQFCQLPTQYVTRSSIQQPSPLTLMNLQQESKYLTRSQVKIWKQKSSCPYHEKLALRENNQPKTPKHQSTPKIPRSQLVQKMVLQAGGAKPKQSLSKLYAHSKSRSPARCRLSPLVDSTPPLTRSKRQLLTGITTPDKTATNRRKHAVDSADLKRPKSGIMTRMRSLAASIQEKFSKKKKKKQVTAVTDSSEVDTGVQWMDLDSDQKTVQVADSSEPMDTSLPVSCFGTQKINLTAKMPNIRRKQVRKKELTTIPPKKSSEVITALHLQKIDVTSQQTSTSRQTCSKSTKTFVPAVVSAETSTTDLVTSCSQDPKKQKSTFLELPLSMPSTHRSETFKVLSPSPMISIPAEGMPFTVTALSPKPISTPRKSPKVSTPQLKSSKLHPMSLQSPKDIKPSEEVSSVMMSSGKSSSMADRMFTHSQAATFQPPFQSLCPISANADDLADMSATSPVPLPQTFLSSSVQCTEPATSPKVSSQIETAVNATNVFEVCGKQQTTKQETQLPLNKPATLVNPKDSLSQSQICNPAIPEIPNCDGQHVHSSIFSIHPVSNPSSTMMPKSDEFSNRMVGADVGEEMPSALSQRITFSTSTDTTVYATEEPSWNERPSCLYEKSASTRPYQSMAIQEIPPPQSAMIPEYGSINCAYGMTDFNSTVLTYYRHQGHFHSSYIQYGTGDPVMTQTALPKFQQTQPSISSWYSNLQAEPVDLSLQAQQRQGDSHQDLMCYETLDFSELSPQNTVCKESMTQTNLSIPSESCLPVLSMSDLMKGGIELDKTSTMNQPDSEVTCSLDIPSNATSVGQPSIMQKRTKWFEPKKKTLLVIPSVRSHQSEASLDKDIHSIEQSIPMLESKKRPFEESTNNDASLPDKKKIKVSTSGPQQSNISSFVGKPGSPQPAWTENCSECSRVENILEETPYSLLNNVPCPDHFFKSTRQIISEYYDSRSFYHSRGKPHIVARDLVWRLYTVAELHGHRFNTLNSAIAEAIHHSVLDKSQCGEQTWLVKCIPFINSAIRKFFRVDFRKYWSLIEHRCDPSVC